A window of the Lolium perenne isolate Kyuss_39 chromosome 7, Kyuss_2.0, whole genome shotgun sequence genome harbors these coding sequences:
- the LOC127323734 gene encoding patatin-like protein 2, with the protein MSPVHVPEVSGSGSGNGSSLTLNPVQRALSRLSSSSAMTPRSPPPSYGNIVTVLSIDGGGVRGIIPGTILAFLEEKLQELDGPEVRLADYFDVIAGTSTGGLVTAMLTAPNAQGRPLFAAKDINDFYLKHCPKIFPAVYGGPLGLLRSIRGPKYDGQYLHSVVKDLLGKTTVSQALQNIVIPTFDIKLLQPTIFSRYDALNDVSKNALLSDVCISTSAAPTYLPGHHFETKDKDGKIRAFNLIDGGVAANNPTMLAMTHVSKQILLGNKDFFPIKPADFGRFMVLSLGTGSAKVEEKYDATACGKWGVLGWLYNDGASPLIDSFSQASADLVDIQASVLFQALRCEKQYLRIQDDELSGDTSSVDVSTPDNLNRLVGVGKALLKRSVCRVDVETGKSVPDNNRGTNEEELIQFARMLSQERKARFQKKGASVTQ; encoded by the exons ATGTCGCCGGTGCACGTCCCGGAGgtcagcggcagcggcagcggcaacgGGTCCTCCCTGACACTAAACCCGGTGCAGCGGGCGCTCAGCCGCCTCTCGTCGTCGTCGGCCATGACGCCCAGGTCCCCGCCGCCGTCCTACGGGAACATCGTCACCGTGCTCAGCATCGACGGAGGCGGCGTCCGTGGCATCATCCCCGGCACCATCCTCGCCTTCCTCGAAGAAAAGCTCCAG GAGCTCGATGGACCTGAGGTGAGGCTCGCGGACTACTTCGACGTGATCGCCGGGACTAGCACCGGGGGGCTGGTGACGGCCATGCTCACCGCGCCCAACGCCCAGGGCCGCCCGCTCTTCGCCGCCAAGGACATCAACGACTTCTACCTCAAACACTGCCCCAAGATCTTCCCTGCTGTCTACGGCGGCCCTCTGGGCCTGCTCAGGAGCATCAGGGGCCCCAAGTACGACGGACAGTACCTCCACTCCGTCGTCAAAGACCTGCTCGGGAAGACGACGGTGAGCCAGGCGCTGCAGAACATCGTCATCCCCACCTTCGACATCAAGCTGCTCCAGCCAACCATCTTCTCCAGATACGAC GCCCTGAACGACGTCTCCAAGAACGCTCTCCTCTCCGACGTGTGCATCAGCACGTCCGCCGCGCCTACTTACCTCCCCGGCCACCACTTTGAGACCAAGGACAAGGATGGCAAGATCCGGGCCTTCAACCTCATCGACGGAGGCGTCGCTGCCAACAACCCG ACGATGCTGGCGATGACGCACGTCAGCAAGCAGATCCTGCTGGGCAACAAGGACTTCTTCCCCATAAAGCCCGCCGACTTCGGCAGGTTCATGGTGCTCTCGCTCGGCACCGGCTCCGCCAAGGTGGAGGAGAAGTACGACGCCACCGCCTGCGGCAAGTGGGGCGTCCTCGGATGGCTCTACAACGACGGCGCCTCGCCCCTCATCGACAGCTTCAGCCAGGCCAGCGCCGACCTCGTCGACATCCAGGCCTCCGTGCTCTTCCAGGCGCTGCGCTGCGAGAAGCAGTACCTCCGCATCCAGGACGACGAGCTCAGCGGCGACACCTCCTCCGTCGACGTCTCCACGCCCGACAACCTCAACAGGCTCGTCGGAGTCGGAAAGGCGCTGCTCAAGAGGAGCGTCTGCAGGGTGGACGTCGAGACCGGCAAGAGCGTGCCCGACAACAACAGAGGCACAAACGAGGAGGAGCTCATCCAGTTCGCCCGCATGCTCTCTCAGGAGCGCAAGGCCAGGTTCCAGAAGAAAGGCGCAAGCGTCACACAATAA